A stretch of Armatimonadota bacterium DNA encodes these proteins:
- a CDS encoding alpha/beta hydrolase → VLELSPNGTPLVQYVQGLLGPIARVDLQNGANARYYVLDARGHARAMVDSTGSVTDYYEHDAWGNLLPGSYGSTPNLFKWNAAAGYQHVPFTGLYHVGAREYDPRTARWLQRDPIGQSSGDPNLYRYCGNDAVNASDPSGFEGIVIFVHGSKSGSGRFSAEFLRAVKETFRADGHVSYHWDGNTSYSDIAKDAEVFAKFMKYVQSRHPSKPVFIVAHSNGGNVASAACAIVPPVAGLVRLGSPVPDPFNYPEFTNHSVMTPILNLYDVDDAVAEFYASVTDGGRPISATSMTHRNWTTLEVDVGNPGKVSGIGVHAQFLNAGVWRRALGPVVTEWLKRVKGNR, encoded by the coding sequence TTGTGCTGGAGCTTTCGCCGAACGGGACGCCGTTGGTTCAGTACGTGCAGGGCTTGCTGGGGCCGATCGCGCGGGTCGATTTGCAGAACGGCGCGAACGCGAGGTATTATGTTTTGGACGCTCGCGGCCATGCGCGGGCGATGGTTGACAGCACGGGTTCGGTTACCGATTACTACGAGCACGACGCCTGGGGCAACTTGTTGCCGGGGTCTTACGGCTCGACGCCCAACCTGTTCAAATGGAACGCGGCGGCGGGCTACCAGCACGTTCCTTTCACCGGGCTGTACCACGTGGGCGCTCGCGAGTACGACCCTCGGACCGCGAGATGGCTGCAAAGAGACCCGATAGGCCAATCCTCCGGCGACCCCAACCTCTATCGGTATTGCGGAAACGATGCGGTCAATGCGAGCGACCCGAGCGGGTTTGAAGGCATAGTCATCTTTGTCCACGGATCAAAGAGTGGATCGGGCCGGTTCTCCGCGGAATTCTTGCGTGCGGTTAAAGAGACCTTCAGGGCGGATGGCCATGTCTCTTATCACTGGGATGGGAACACGAGTTACTCGGACATTGCAAAAGATGCTGAAGTGTTTGCAAAGTTTATGAAGTATGTACAGAGCAGGCATCCTAGCAAGCCGGTGTTCATTGTAGCTCACTCAAATGGAGGCAACGTTGCGAGCGCCGCATGCGCGATAGTGCCTCCTGTAGCGGGATTAGTTCGCCTGGGGTCTCCGGTGCCAGATCCTTTCAACTATCCGGAGTTTACCAATCACTCAGTGATGACTCCGATTTTGAACCTGTATGATGTAGATGACGCAGTTGCTGAGTTCTATGCGTCCGTCACGGACGGTGGCAGGCCAATTAGCGCAACTTCCATGACTCACAGGAACTGGACTACGTTGGAGGTCGACGTTGGGAATCCAGGCAAGGTCTCCGGTATCGGAGTTCACGCTCAATTCTTAAATGCGGGAGTATGGCGGCGTGCTCTAGGTCCAGTAGTGACTGAGTGGCTGAAGCGCGTTAAAGGTAATCGCTAG
- the aspS gene encoding aspartate--tRNA ligase, producing the protein MKAWKRDHWCGELRTDHIGQNVRINGWVHRNRDMGGLIFMDVRDRTGLVQVFFGPDTDAQTMETAASLRPEYCAAIEGTVQRRQPGAENPKLATGEIEIIARSVQLLNASRTPPFPINEEDTEVDEQLRLKYRYLDLRRPTMYRRMELRHRAIKMIRDYLSERGFLEIETPILIKSTPEGARDFLVPSRLFPGRFYALPQSPQQMKQLLMVAGIERYFQIAKCFRDEDPRADRQPEFTQLDLEMSFVEQDDVLSLIEPLWTEIVETLSPMRVTTKPWPRLTYQEAMRRFGTDKPDMRFGLELTDLTELFRNTGFNAFRQAIEAGATAQAVCLPDCAGLSRKEIDELTELVKRFGAKGLATFGFAGEEVRSPVAKFLTPEEIAGIRERCAANDGDLVAMVVDQPRVALECMGRLRLEMGRRLNLADPNVMAFAWIVDFPLFHWDEEAQRWQSEHHPFTAPNDEDAPLLESDPANVRGQCYDMVGNGNELASGSIRIHRPDVQNKVFKILGYAQSEIKERFGHLLEAFEFGAPPHGGIAPGIDRLIMLLANDDSIRNVIAFPKNAAMADVMFGAPDAVTEEQLNELRLTVRE; encoded by the coding sequence ATGAAAGCATGGAAGCGCGATCACTGGTGCGGCGAGCTTCGCACCGATCATATAGGGCAAAACGTACGGATTAACGGTTGGGTTCATCGCAATCGCGATATGGGCGGCCTGATCTTTATGGACGTTCGCGATCGAACCGGATTGGTGCAGGTTTTCTTCGGCCCGGATACAGATGCCCAAACGATGGAGACCGCCGCGTCGCTTCGGCCCGAATATTGCGCGGCCATCGAAGGCACGGTGCAAAGACGCCAGCCCGGCGCGGAAAACCCGAAGCTGGCGACCGGCGAGATCGAGATCATCGCTCGATCGGTTCAATTGTTGAACGCCTCGCGCACGCCGCCTTTTCCCATCAACGAAGAAGACACAGAGGTTGACGAACAGCTCCGCTTGAAATACCGATACCTTGACCTGCGCCGCCCGACAATGTATCGGCGCATGGAACTTCGCCATCGGGCGATCAAGATGATCCGCGACTACCTCAGCGAGCGCGGATTCTTGGAAATAGAGACGCCGATCCTGATCAAGAGCACGCCGGAAGGCGCCCGAGACTTCTTAGTGCCCAGCCGCCTGTTCCCTGGCCGCTTCTACGCTTTGCCCCAATCGCCGCAGCAGATGAAGCAACTGCTGATGGTGGCGGGCATCGAGCGCTATTTTCAGATCGCCAAGTGCTTTCGCGATGAGGACCCGCGAGCCGACCGCCAACCAGAGTTCACCCAGCTCGATTTAGAGATGTCGTTTGTCGAACAGGACGACGTCTTAAGCTTGATCGAGCCGCTCTGGACGGAGATCGTCGAGACGCTGTCGCCCATGCGCGTGACGACCAAGCCCTGGCCGCGGCTGACCTATCAAGAGGCGATGAGACGATTTGGCACGGACAAGCCCGACATGCGCTTTGGCTTGGAGCTGACCGACCTGACCGAACTCTTTCGAAACACCGGCTTCAACGCCTTTAGACAGGCGATCGAGGCGGGGGCGACGGCCCAAGCTGTCTGCCTGCCAGACTGCGCGGGCCTCTCTCGCAAGGAGATTGACGAACTGACCGAGTTGGTCAAGCGGTTTGGCGCAAAAGGGCTGGCCACATTCGGATTTGCAGGCGAGGAGGTTCGCTCCCCTGTCGCAAAATTCTTGACGCCAGAGGAGATTGCCGGAATCCGCGAACGATGCGCGGCAAACGACGGCGACCTGGTCGCCATGGTCGTCGACCAGCCGCGAGTCGCCCTGGAGTGCATGGGCCGACTGCGATTGGAGATGGGACGGCGCCTGAATCTGGCCGACCCCAACGTCATGGCGTTCGCTTGGATCGTCGACTTTCCACTGTTTCATTGGGATGAAGAAGCGCAGCGCTGGCAGTCGGAGCACCATCCTTTTACCGCGCCGAACGACGAAGACGCGCCTCTGCTGGAGTCCGATCCGGCTAATGTCCGGGGTCAATGCTACGACATGGTGGGCAACGGCAACGAGTTGGCGAGCGGCAGCATCCGTATTCACCGCCCGGACGTGCAGAACAAGGTCTTCAAGATCCTGGGCTATGCGCAGTCGGAGATTAAAGAGCGTTTCGGGCATCTGTTAGAGGCGTTTGAGTTTGGCGCGCCGCCTCACGGCGGGATTGCCCCCGGCATCGACCGCCTGATCATGCTGTTGGCCAACGACGATAGCATACGGAACGTCATCGCCTTTCCCAAGAATGCGGCCATGGCCGACGTGATGTTCGGCGCGCCCGACGCGGTAACCGAGGAGCAACTGAACGAACTGAGGCTGACGGTCCGCGAGTAG
- a CDS encoding DNA-directed RNA polymerase subunit omega gives MIFPESDSLREYPRYILALLAAKRAQELKAEDNTANIGLTTRNYLTEALDEIAAGKIKPRILSPDEVEVEFADQVSDSTLEQVMGSEPKPQEAEVVAPPVPGIAAAEAIVEPFAIVDEPAEPSAPPMTLGDLAGDEAQEPLKEEEFGGNLDDLLPSESADAS, from the coding sequence ATGATATTTCCTGAATCAGACAGTCTTCGCGAGTATCCGCGATACATTTTGGCGCTTCTGGCCGCAAAGCGGGCGCAGGAGCTGAAAGCAGAAGACAACACGGCTAACATTGGCCTGACCACCCGCAACTATCTGACCGAAGCACTGGACGAGATCGCTGCGGGCAAAATCAAGCCTCGCATTCTCTCGCCCGACGAGGTAGAGGTCGAGTTCGCCGACCAGGTGAGCGATTCGACATTAGAGCAAGTGATGGGCAGCGAACCGAAGCCGCAGGAAGCAGAGGTTGTCGCTCCGCCCGTTCCGGGTATCGCCGCCGCAGAGGCCATTGTCGAGCCCTTTGCCATTGTCGATGAGCCGGCGGAACCAAGCGCGCCTCCCATGACGCTCGGCGACTTGGCAGGAGACGAAGCGCAAGAGCCGCTCAAAGAAGAGGAGTTTGGCGGCAATCTGGACGACCTATTGCCGTCCGAATCGGCTGACGCTTCATAA
- the dnaJ gene encoding molecular chaperone DnaJ has product MADYYEVLGVSRNASQDELKAAYRKLARDNHPDVNPDDPEAEERFKAINQAYEVLGNPDKRAHYDRYGPDGPAFAGETNFDPFADMQDLFSMFFGGMAQGRTYVPGDDRRADVEIELVDVLTGKRLTLPIQRLETCDVCDGTGAEKGSPPITCPDCRGTGRVRHTRSTLLGSITQVGTCPKCGGEGTIVEKKCKTCHGQKRRSVERKIEVNIPPGIEHNSVMTFQAQGDHGLRGGPAGDLHVVIGVKPHNRFLRRGADLVTLLNATFPQLALGDEIEIETLVDKQKITIEPGTQVGDEVVIKGQGMPRLNGGARGDLRIQIGMKVPKKLNAAQKQFLERYAEASGHKVKNEPDADKSFYSKLKSGLKSEE; this is encoded by the coding sequence ATGGCCGACTACTACGAGGTGTTGGGCGTTTCTCGCAACGCATCGCAGGACGAACTGAAGGCGGCCTACCGCAAGTTGGCGAGGGATAACCACCCTGACGTCAATCCAGACGATCCGGAAGCCGAAGAGCGATTCAAGGCCATCAACCAAGCTTATGAAGTGTTGGGGAACCCGGACAAACGGGCGCATTACGATCGCTATGGGCCCGATGGTCCGGCCTTTGCAGGCGAGACCAACTTCGATCCCTTTGCCGACATGCAGGACCTGTTCAGCATGTTTTTTGGCGGCATGGCGCAAGGCCGCACCTATGTTCCAGGCGACGACCGCCGAGCCGATGTCGAAATCGAGCTGGTCGACGTCCTGACGGGCAAGCGACTAACTTTGCCTATTCAAAGGTTAGAGACGTGCGACGTTTGCGACGGTACGGGCGCTGAAAAGGGCTCGCCGCCGATTACTTGCCCCGATTGTCGAGGAACCGGTCGTGTGCGGCATACGCGCTCGACTCTGCTCGGCTCAATCACTCAGGTCGGGACCTGTCCCAAGTGCGGAGGCGAGGGGACCATCGTCGAGAAGAAGTGCAAGACATGCCATGGACAGAAGCGTCGCTCGGTAGAGCGGAAAATCGAGGTCAACATTCCTCCCGGCATCGAGCATAACTCCGTCATGACCTTTCAAGCTCAGGGGGACCATGGCCTTCGCGGCGGGCCGGCGGGCGATCTTCATGTAGTCATCGGCGTCAAGCCGCATAACCGGTTTTTGAGGCGCGGCGCCGATCTGGTAACCCTTCTCAACGCGACTTTTCCTCAACTGGCGTTAGGAGACGAGATCGAAATCGAAACGCTGGTAGACAAGCAGAAGATAACGATCGAGCCAGGCACCCAGGTAGGCGACGAGGTCGTAATAAAGGGCCAAGGCATGCCCAGGCTCAATGGCGGGGCGAGAGGCGACCTCCGGATTCAGATCGGTATGAAAGTGCCCAAGAAGCTCAACGCCGCTCAGAAGCAGTTCTTGGAGCGATATGCGGAGGCCAGCGGCCACAAAGTCAAGAACGAACCGGACGCCGACAAGTCGTTCTATTCCAAATTGAAGAGCGGCCTAAAGAGCGAGGAGTAA
- a CDS encoding sugar kinase, with protein sequence MADIACVGVVVADVVAKPVDDLPQRGSLRLIDAIELHIGGCAANSAVGIARLGLDVSLFGHVGADAFGDAVSNRLNREGVDTAGLSRDASLPTSCTVVLGHSDGERTFLHVVGANAGLTPETLDTDRLAQSRIVHLAGVFLLPGIDPGASIMRTLKTKGVITCADTAWDAQGRWLSLIRPLLPHLDYFLPSWEEAKMISGRSKPDDAARFLLDQGIGTVAIKQAEQGCWLADNEKIERLPAYKVEYRDALGAGDAFCAGFLSGLAKGLSARESTQLGNAVGALCVTRLGATAGLIGWDETIEFMKRSETNP encoded by the coding sequence TTGGCCGATATCGCCTGCGTTGGCGTCGTGGTGGCCGACGTCGTGGCCAAACCGGTCGACGACTTGCCTCAAAGAGGCTCTCTCCGACTGATCGACGCGATAGAACTTCACATAGGAGGATGCGCGGCTAACTCCGCTGTCGGTATCGCTCGCCTTGGTCTCGATGTATCGCTGTTCGGACATGTGGGAGCCGATGCCTTTGGGGATGCCGTTTCAAATAGGCTGAATCGAGAAGGCGTCGATACGGCGGGCCTGTCAAGAGACGCGAGCCTGCCAACATCCTGCACGGTCGTGCTGGGCCACTCGGACGGGGAGCGCACCTTTCTTCATGTCGTCGGCGCAAACGCTGGATTGACGCCGGAAACGCTCGATACCGATCGATTGGCGCAATCCCGAATCGTTCACTTAGCGGGCGTGTTTCTATTGCCCGGCATAGACCCCGGCGCATCGATAATGCGAACGCTGAAAACAAAAGGCGTTATAACCTGCGCCGATACGGCTTGGGACGCTCAAGGCCGTTGGCTCTCTCTCATTCGGCCGCTCTTGCCTCATCTGGACTACTTCTTGCCCAGTTGGGAAGAAGCCAAGATGATCTCGGGACGATCCAAGCCGGACGACGCGGCGCGCTTTCTATTAGATCAAGGTATCGGCACAGTCGCGATCAAACAGGCAGAACAGGGCTGTTGGCTTGCCGACAATGAGAAGATAGAGCGGCTGCCCGCCTACAAAGTTGAATATAGGGATGCGCTGGGCGCCGGCGATGCGTTCTGCGCGGGCTTTCTGTCCGGCTTGGCCAAGGGTCTGTCGGCCAGAGAATCGACGCAGTTGGGTAATGCGGTCGGCGCTCTTTGCGTTACTCGGTTAGGCGCGACGGCCGGACTGATCGGATGGGACGAAACGATCGAATTTATGAAGCGGAGCGAAACGAACCCATGA
- a CDS encoding nucleoside deaminase, whose translation MIHDEQMMRAAIAKAQEGIEAGQTPFGCAISKNGQLITVAHNTVWQDTNPCAHAEVNAIKQAAIVLGTIDLSECELYATCEPCPMCTGAIHWAKIRRCVYGATIADADAAGFNELRLPADVMAKMGGSPTSFEPGPLRDECRELFEQWHEAGRSKPY comes from the coding sequence ATGATTCATGACGAACAGATGATGCGAGCGGCCATCGCAAAAGCCCAAGAGGGCATCGAGGCCGGTCAGACGCCGTTTGGCTGTGCGATCAGCAAGAACGGTCAACTAATCACCGTTGCACACAACACCGTTTGGCAGGACACCAACCCCTGCGCCCATGCCGAAGTCAACGCTATTAAACAGGCTGCGATCGTCTTGGGCACGATCGACCTTTCAGAATGCGAACTCTACGCGACCTGCGAGCCGTGCCCCATGTGCACGGGCGCCATCCATTGGGCGAAGATTCGTCGCTGCGTCTATGGAGCGACCATCGCCGATGCCGACGCCGCGGGATTCAACGAACTGCGGCTGCCGGCCGACGTGATGGCCAAGATGGGCGGCAGCCCGACCTCCTTTGAACCAGGGCCGCTCAGGGACGAATGCCGAGAACTTTTCGAACAATGGCACGAGGCCGGTCGGTCAAAGCCCTATTAG
- a CDS encoding MFS transporter, with protein sequence MMEATGLTRLDTLRALRWANWDAALFTVYVGFTGGAFQTGFARQLGASDLWLGIMTALPALVGSLQVFAAYLAERAPSRRSFVLKWTLGMRAPWLLIALIPLMAISLPRLELFIGLITLSAVLGAVAGPAFLAWLSDLIPADYRGRYFGKRNMILGLVAAFTALPPALFLDQAVKHDRFSPQIAFAVLFGVGAVFMFLSYFALSRMPEAPRGPMAGGGWSEFARFYREPFQDRNFKRMLRFIGFWTAGHTFAGQFFTVYQLEELKLPYIWIQGLGVITAVFSALGMPFWGYLSDKYGNKPLLAIAGGVVVFLPLLWILTTPEKPGMSLGILIGIQIMAGLFWAGVNLSQFNMILGMAPDGQRTVYMGAVAAVGSLVGGIAPALCGAMMEGLQGLLPTEERYHVLFVTLTAIRLFGLFWLRPLVEPRSSAAGYVLGQLTSSVRPRGWRAARRLSRGTDEETRVEAAKTLAEARTPLAVEELVRALQDPSPDVRRHAAIALGEIGDVRAVAPLIEAVNDPASDIAIEAIEALGGIGDASAVDLMLGLLEHESMAIRVAAARAVQTMASPEAIPKLLMRLRSASEPDEQRAILRAVTELAARRPESVPADRTLALTLIAALSADSGEVRADAAEALGRLAVAEADAPLREKLAIEPHDRALAAMASALASRRDENDAGLILSSLARADSDIARRRIALAVAVIWGIDQRLYPMLTADEMSLGRLVERAVEPYVRNSAEARQGLEAFAEGRYSDAARSFVAIVPDHPLAPYLDSIKGDWEVALLAVAALR encoded by the coding sequence GTGATGGAGGCGACCGGTCTCACTCGATTAGACACCTTGCGCGCTTTGCGATGGGCCAATTGGGACGCCGCGCTCTTTACTGTCTACGTCGGCTTTACGGGCGGCGCGTTTCAGACCGGTTTCGCGCGGCAGTTAGGCGCTAGCGACTTATGGCTGGGCATCATGACGGCGCTGCCTGCGCTGGTGGGGTCGTTGCAAGTGTTTGCGGCCTATTTGGCAGAAAGAGCGCCCTCCAGACGCTCGTTTGTGCTCAAATGGACCCTTGGAATGCGGGCGCCGTGGCTGCTGATCGCGCTCATTCCTTTAATGGCGATCTCTTTGCCTCGCCTCGAGCTTTTCATCGGCTTGATCACGCTCTCGGCGGTTTTGGGCGCTGTGGCGGGTCCGGCATTCCTGGCTTGGTTGAGCGATCTTATCCCTGCAGACTATCGCGGTCGCTACTTTGGCAAGCGAAACATGATCTTGGGGCTGGTAGCGGCCTTTACGGCGCTGCCGCCGGCGCTTTTCTTGGACCAGGCAGTCAAGCACGATCGATTCTCGCCCCAGATCGCTTTTGCCGTCTTGTTCGGCGTCGGCGCGGTCTTTATGTTTCTGTCTTACTTCGCCTTGTCCAGGATGCCCGAAGCGCCGCGAGGGCCGATGGCCGGTGGCGGATGGTCGGAGTTTGCTCGGTTTTATCGCGAGCCGTTTCAGGATCGAAACTTTAAGCGGATGTTGCGTTTCATCGGCTTTTGGACGGCGGGGCACACCTTCGCCGGGCAGTTCTTCACCGTCTACCAATTAGAAGAACTGAAGCTGCCTTACATATGGATCCAGGGGTTGGGCGTGATCACCGCCGTCTTCAGCGCGCTTGGAATGCCGTTTTGGGGCTATCTGTCCGATAAGTATGGGAACAAGCCTCTGTTAGCGATCGCGGGCGGTGTTGTCGTTTTCTTGCCCCTGCTTTGGATTCTGACAACGCCCGAAAAGCCCGGCATGAGCCTTGGCATTCTGATCGGGATACAGATTATGGCCGGGCTGTTTTGGGCGGGCGTCAACCTCTCTCAGTTTAATATGATTTTGGGCATGGCGCCGGACGGTCAGCGCACGGTCTACATGGGCGCTGTGGCGGCGGTCGGCTCGTTGGTCGGCGGAATCGCCCCCGCTCTTTGCGGCGCGATGATGGAGGGATTGCAGGGCCTTCTTCCAACCGAGGAGCGTTACCACGTGTTGTTCGTTACGCTCACAGCGATTCGGCTGTTCGGTTTGTTCTGGCTGCGGCCATTGGTCGAGCCGCGCAGCTCGGCGGCCGGTTATGTTCTAGGCCAATTGACCTCTAGCGTGCGGCCGCGCGGCTGGAGGGCCGCCAGACGATTGAGCCGGGGCACGGACGAAGAGACCCGAGTGGAGGCTGCAAAAACATTGGCCGAAGCCAGAACGCCTTTGGCAGTCGAGGAGTTGGTTCGCGCCCTTCAGGACCCGAGCCCCGATGTGCGCCGCCACGCGGCGATCGCGCTGGGCGAAATTGGAGATGTGCGTGCTGTGGCGCCTCTAATCGAGGCGGTGAACGACCCCGCGAGCGACATTGCGATCGAGGCGATCGAGGCGTTGGGCGGAATAGGGGATGCTTCGGCGGTCGATCTAATGCTAGGGCTGTTGGAACACGAATCAATGGCAATCCGAGTGGCGGCGGCCCGCGCTGTGCAGACGATGGCGTCGCCCGAGGCAATTCCAAAGCTGCTGATGAGGCTTCGTTCTGCGTCCGAACCGGACGAACAGCGGGCGATATTGCGCGCCGTTACCGAGTTGGCGGCCAGGAGACCGGAATCGGTCCCCGCCGACCGGACGCTTGCGTTAACGCTGATCGCCGCGCTGAGCGCCGATTCGGGCGAAGTTCGAGCCGACGCAGCCGAAGCGCTGGGGAGGCTGGCCGTTGCCGAGGCCGATGCGCCGCTCAGAGAGAAACTGGCGATAGAGCCGCACGATCGAGCTTTAGCGGCCATGGCCTCTGCTTTGGCCTCTCGCAGAGATGAGAATGATGCAGGCTTGATACTCTCGTCGCTGGCGCGCGCCGATTCGGACATTGCTCGAAGGCGAATAGCGCTGGCCGTCGCGGTGATCTGGGGCATCGATCAACGGCTTTATCCGATGCTGACGGCCGATGAAATGTCGTTAGGGCGTTTGGTCGAGCGGGCGGTCGAGCCGTACGTTAGAAACTCTGCCGAGGCTCGCCAAGGATTGGAGGCATTTGCCGAAGGTCGGTATTCCGACGCCGCTCGCTCGTTCGTCGCGATCGTTCCCGATCATCCGTTAGCGCCCTACTTGGATAGCATCAAGGGCGATTGGGAGGTTGCGCTGTTGGCTGTCGCAGCGCTGCGCTAA